One window of the Bradyrhizobium sp. NP1 genome contains the following:
- a CDS encoding glycosyltransferase — translation MRAVVAVLVLVSAVHAGIWGLLRDKEPAPDFRGILPSVSYAPFEPKHTVVDSDAEKVRADLKKLATVARAVRLYSSTEGNELVPPIAAEFGLKVTLGAWIDKDSNRNTREIEAAIKLARRNSNVIGIVVGNETIYRGEQIPLENLGSLPEIGIEPEEAARILREESERLRGAEVQPEDKRAVAVKWAIAENNVHRLIKVIQRVKGAVNVPVTTGEIWNIWLEHPDLVSSVDFIGAHILPYWEGFSDKQAVDQAMIIHQKLRDAFQGKRIMIAEFGWPSAGYNLQKANPGLFEQALTLRNFVSRAEAIGMEYNIVEAIDQPWKYTEGGVGPYWGIFTTALEPKFAWTGPVVDPNYWKLAAIALLVGVLMSLPILRLRDPTALQAVLLSAAANGVGAWAATVFAYWNSHYFVWGSAFALTLGMILLVPLVLIAMARIEEIAAIAFGQPPRRLIEKHAALAPATIGENLTFPKVSIHVPAYFEPPEMLKATLDAVSRLDYPNFECVVIINNTPDPEFWQPIQDHCRTLGERFKFINAEKVKGFKAGALRIAMDRTAADAEIIGIIDADYVVHPDWLKDLVPAFADPRVGLVQAPQDHRDQDRSLMHYMMNGEYAGFFDIGMVQRNEENAIIVHGTMCLIRRAAMDMAGGWAGDTICEDTDLGLAIIEHGWLTHYTSQRYGHGLLPDTYEAFKKQRHRWAYGGFQIVKKHWRRFLPGASRLSPDQKREFSLGWLNWLGAESLGVLVALLNLVWVPIVAFADIAIPDKILTLPIMAAFLVSLLHFVWMYRKRVPIRTGQMLGAMIAAMSVQWTVSRAVANGLIKDHLPFARTSKGGLSRMSIEFQAFWEAVIGVLLLVGAAVLVASNSYKQIHEIYIFAAVLVLESLPFLSAVAIAILENSRINAFSFWRHAGVRTAELIGLRPVAMPTVAGPSQPVATEFIAKSNDPARG, via the coding sequence ATGCGCGCCGTCGTCGCAGTTCTTGTGCTTGTGTCTGCCGTTCATGCAGGGATCTGGGGCCTTCTGCGCGACAAGGAGCCGGCACCCGACTTCAGGGGCATCCTGCCGAGCGTCTCCTATGCGCCGTTTGAACCGAAGCACACCGTCGTCGACAGCGACGCCGAAAAAGTCCGTGCCGACCTGAAGAAGCTCGCCACGGTGGCGCGGGCGGTCCGCCTTTATTCCTCGACCGAGGGCAACGAATTGGTGCCGCCGATCGCGGCGGAGTTCGGCCTGAAGGTTACGCTCGGCGCCTGGATCGACAAGGACAGCAATCGCAACACCCGCGAGATCGAGGCCGCGATCAAGCTCGCGCGGCGCAACAGCAATGTCATTGGCATCGTCGTCGGCAATGAGACCATCTACCGGGGCGAGCAGATCCCGCTCGAGAACCTAGGATCGCTGCCCGAGATCGGGATTGAGCCTGAAGAAGCCGCGCGCATCCTTCGCGAGGAAAGCGAGCGGCTTCGGGGCGCGGAAGTGCAACCGGAAGACAAGAGAGCCGTCGCGGTCAAATGGGCAATTGCCGAAAACAACGTTCATCGGCTGATAAAAGTCATCCAGCGTGTCAAGGGCGCGGTCAATGTCCCCGTCACCACGGGCGAAATCTGGAACATCTGGCTAGAGCACCCTGATCTCGTGTCATCGGTCGATTTCATCGGCGCGCACATCCTGCCTTACTGGGAAGGCTTTTCCGACAAGCAGGCCGTCGACCAGGCGATGATCATCCATCAGAAGCTGCGCGACGCCTTCCAGGGCAAGCGCATCATGATCGCCGAATTCGGCTGGCCGAGCGCCGGCTACAATCTGCAGAAGGCCAATCCCGGGCTGTTCGAGCAGGCGCTGACGCTGCGCAATTTCGTTAGCCGCGCCGAGGCGATCGGCATGGAATACAACATCGTCGAGGCGATCGACCAGCCCTGGAAATACACGGAAGGTGGCGTCGGTCCCTATTGGGGCATCTTCACGACCGCCCTCGAGCCGAAATTCGCCTGGACCGGTCCCGTCGTCGATCCGAACTACTGGAAGCTCGCCGCGATCGCGCTTCTGGTCGGCGTACTGATGTCGCTGCCGATCCTCCGGCTTCGCGACCCCACCGCGTTGCAGGCGGTGCTGCTGTCAGCGGCGGCGAACGGCGTTGGCGCCTGGGCCGCCACGGTGTTCGCCTATTGGAACAGCCATTATTTCGTCTGGGGCTCGGCCTTTGCGTTGACGCTCGGCATGATTCTGCTCGTGCCGCTGGTCCTGATCGCGATGGCGCGGATCGAGGAGATCGCCGCGATCGCCTTCGGCCAGCCACCGCGCCGGCTGATCGAGAAGCACGCCGCGCTTGCGCCCGCCACGATCGGCGAGAACCTGACTTTCCCGAAAGTGTCGATCCACGTGCCCGCCTATTTCGAGCCGCCGGAGATGCTCAAGGCAACGCTCGACGCGGTATCGCGGCTCGACTATCCGAACTTCGAATGCGTCGTCATCATCAACAACACGCCTGATCCGGAATTCTGGCAGCCGATCCAGGATCATTGCCGCACCCTCGGCGAACGCTTCAAGTTCATCAACGCCGAGAAGGTGAAGGGTTTCAAGGCCGGCGCCCTGCGCATTGCCATGGACCGTACCGCGGCGGACGCCGAGATCATCGGCATCATCGATGCCGACTATGTCGTGCATCCGGACTGGCTGAAGGACCTCGTCCCTGCGTTTGCCGATCCGCGCGTCGGCCTCGTGCAGGCGCCGCAGGACCATCGCGATCAGGACCGGTCGCTGATGCATTACATGATGAACGGCGAATATGCCGGGTTCTTCGACATCGGCATGGTCCAGCGCAACGAGGAGAACGCCATCATCGTGCACGGCACGATGTGCCTGATCCGCCGCGCCGCGATGGACATGGCCGGCGGCTGGGCCGGCGACACCATTTGCGAGGACACCGACCTCGGGCTCGCCATCATCGAGCATGGCTGGCTCACGCACTACACCAGCCAGCGCTACGGCCACGGCCTGCTGCCCGACACCTACGAGGCCTTCAAGAAGCAACGCCACCGCTGGGCGTATGGCGGCTTCCAGATCGTCAAGAAGCACTGGCGCCGCTTCCTGCCCGGCGCGAGCCGGCTGTCGCCGGACCAGAAGCGCGAATTCTCGCTGGGCTGGCTGAACTGGCTCGGCGCAGAAAGCCTCGGCGTGCTGGTCGCGCTGCTCAACCTCGTCTGGGTGCCGATCGTCGCCTTTGCCGACATCGCCATTCCCGACAAGATCCTCACCCTGCCGATCATGGCGGCGTTCCTGGTGTCGCTGCTGCACTTCGTCTGGATGTATCGCAAGCGGGTTCCGATCAGGACCGGCCAGATGCTGGGCGCGATGATCGCGGCCATGAGCGTGCAATGGACGGTGTCGCGCGCGGTCGCCAACGGCCTGATCAAGGACCATCTGCCCTTCGCCCGCACCTCCAAGGGCGGCCTGTCCAGGATGTCGATCGAATTCCAGGCGTTCTGGGAGGCCGTGATCGGCGTCCTGCTGCTGGTCGGCGCCGCCGTGCTCGTCGCCTCCAACAGCTACAAGCAGATCCACGAGATCTACATCTTCGCCGCCGTGCTGGTGTTGGAAAGCCTGCCGTTCCTGTCGGCAG
- a CDS encoding beta-1-3, beta-1-6-glucan biosynthesis protein, which translates to MRRRRVLQLHSTVLRQLAVPALALLLGAGSAFGQSGDIRAQDQSGKPAANATDAAKENQRRSDQFSEAAQAINGPAGNPECVWLGRRVVQLMYRDDLDTAFRHLDLYDRFGCPGGHVQATFRCLTRFFGEIDDKVPDSLSRRVHACWINPGAQPQAAAAATPPAAPAATSGSAAAPAPAAGAPPAAAAPAK; encoded by the coding sequence ATGCGTCGTCGACGGGTGCTTCAGCTTCACAGTACGGTCCTGCGTCAGCTTGCGGTCCCCGCCCTCGCCCTCCTGCTTGGCGCCGGCAGCGCCTTCGGCCAGAGCGGCGACATCCGCGCCCAGGACCAGTCGGGCAAGCCCGCCGCCAACGCAACTGACGCCGCCAAGGAGAACCAGCGCCGCAGCGACCAGTTCTCCGAGGCCGCGCAGGCCATCAATGGCCCGGCCGGCAATCCCGAATGCGTCTGGCTCGGGCGCCGGGTGGTCCAGCTCATGTACCGCGACGATCTCGACACCGCCTTCCGCCACCTCGATCTCTATGACCGGTTCGGCTGCCCGGGCGGCCACGTGCAGGCGACGTTTCGCTGCCTGACCCGCTTCTTCGGCGAAATCGACGACAAGGTGCCGGACAGCCTGTCCCGCCGGGTCCATGCCTGCTGGATCAATCCGGGCGCGCAGCCGCAGGCCGCGGCGGCCGCAACGCCGCCCGCCGCCCCGGCTGCGACATCGGGTAGCGCCGCCGCACCCGCCCCTGCCGCGGGCGCACCGCCTGCCGCGGCTGCTCCCGCCAAATAG
- a CDS encoding beta-(1-6) glucans synthase, producing the protein MLARAPIDPNAKLLCVSYAPFRDSQTPLQPTTHIPAEQIAQDLAQLAKISDCVRTYSIENGLDQVPAEAAKVGLKVIQGIWLGSDRLKNANQISTAVHLTKQFPSVITALVVGNEVLLRGEMTTTDLAAIIRSVKAQVTVPVTYADVWEYWLKNREIYDTVDFVTIHILPYWEDFPIRAKFAAIHVNSIRQQMAVTFPGKEILIGETGWPSEGRMREGALPSRTNQARVVSEILQLAKAENFRVNLIEAYDQPWKRQLEGTVGGYWGLFDSARRALKYPPGEPISNFPLWKWQMGAGLVLSVLVFAVAGLTLRRRPWTPRPSSWIAVAVSATTGGILLGIAADKMFYESYGIGGWLQWGALLAAGIVSPLLCAHALMRGRPLPTLLELLGPREGRSKSVPTFLLGAALIVAALIGGETALGFVFDPRYRDFPYAALSMAVIPFATLALNRPQEGSRPIAESVFAGLLAVSALYVGFNEGRDNWQSMWTCAIYLLFALTLWRARAVQIPK; encoded by the coding sequence ATGCTCGCGCGGGCGCCCATCGATCCCAACGCAAAGCTGTTGTGCGTATCCTACGCGCCGTTCCGCGACAGCCAGACGCCGCTGCAGCCGACCACGCATATCCCGGCCGAGCAGATCGCCCAGGATCTGGCGCAGCTTGCCAAGATATCGGACTGCGTCCGCACCTATTCCATCGAAAACGGGCTCGACCAGGTGCCGGCGGAAGCCGCCAAGGTCGGCTTGAAGGTGATCCAGGGCATCTGGCTCGGCAGCGACCGTCTCAAGAACGCGAACCAGATATCGACCGCGGTCCACCTCACCAAGCAATTTCCGTCCGTGATCACCGCGCTGGTTGTCGGCAACGAGGTCTTGCTGCGCGGCGAAATGACCACCACCGATCTTGCCGCCATCATCCGTTCGGTGAAGGCGCAGGTGACCGTGCCGGTGACCTATGCCGACGTCTGGGAATACTGGCTGAAGAATCGCGAAATCTACGACACCGTCGATTTCGTCACGATCCACATCCTGCCCTATTGGGAAGACTTCCCGATCCGCGCCAAGTTCGCCGCCATCCATGTCAATTCGATCCGCCAGCAGATGGCGGTGACATTTCCCGGCAAGGAGATCCTGATCGGGGAGACCGGCTGGCCGAGCGAAGGGCGGATGCGCGAAGGCGCGCTGCCGTCGCGGACCAACCAGGCGCGCGTGGTCTCCGAAATACTCCAGCTGGCCAAGGCCGAGAATTTTCGCGTCAACCTGATCGAGGCCTATGACCAGCCCTGGAAGCGCCAGCTCGAGGGCACGGTCGGCGGCTATTGGGGCCTGTTCGATTCGGCGCGCCGCGCGCTGAAATACCCGCCGGGCGAGCCGATCAGCAATTTCCCGCTGTGGAAATGGCAGATGGGCGCCGGGCTCGTGCTGAGCGTGCTGGTGTTCGCGGTCGCGGGCCTGACGTTGCGGCGCCGGCCGTGGACGCCGCGCCCATCCTCCTGGATCGCGGTGGCGGTTTCGGCGACCACGGGCGGCATCCTGCTCGGCATCGCCGCTGACAAGATGTTCTACGAGAGCTACGGCATCGGTGGCTGGCTGCAATGGGGTGCGCTGCTCGCCGCGGGCATCGTCTCGCCGTTGCTTTGCGCCCATGCGCTGATGCGCGGACGACCGCTGCCGACCTTGCTCGAACTGCTCGGCCCGCGCGAGGGCCGCAGCAAATCGGTCCCGACCTTCCTGCTCGGGGCTGCCCTGATCGTTGCTGCGCTGATCGGCGGCGAGACCGCGCTCGGCTTCGTGTTCGATCCGCGCTACCGCGATTTCCCCTATGCGGCGCTGTCGATGGCGGTGATCCCGTTCGCAACGCTCGCACTCAACCGCCCGCAGGAGGGCAGTCGCCCCATCGCCGAAAGCGTGTTCGCGGGGCTGCTCGCGGTCTCGGCGCTGTATGTCGGCTTCAACGAGGGCCGTGACAACTGGCAGTCGATGTGGACCTGCGCGATCTACCTGTTGTTCGCGCTTACGCTGTGGCGGGCGCGGGCCGTGCAAATCCCAAAATGA
- the glmU gene encoding bifunctional UDP-N-acetylglucosamine diphosphorylase/glucosamine-1-phosphate N-acetyltransferase GlmU — MTDRSSLTVVLAAGEGTRMRSSLPKVLHPVAGQSLLAHVLAASSAGPGASLAVVIGPDQQAVEQEVKRLRPDARTFVQRERLGTAHAVLAAREALARKPDDLLVAFGDTPLISGETFARLRAPLKNGAALAVLGFRAADPTGYGRLVIEGEHLVAIREHADASPEERKMTLCNAGVMAFDGKRALEILDRIGNANSKREYYLVDAVAIVRDLGLEAVVIETNEDEVRGINTKAQLAEAEGVMQARLRQAALEAGVTLIAPETVFLAADTTFGKDVTIEPFVVIGPGVSIADGAVIHSFSHVVQASIGRNASVGPYARLRPGTSLGDGARIGNFVETKAATLEAGVKVNHLSYIGDATVGANSNIGAGTITCNYDGFSKHKTTIGQGAFVGTNSSLVAPVKIGNGAYIGSGSVITRDVPENAMAVERSPQSNREGGATRYRELKTRDKTPKGK, encoded by the coding sequence ATGACCGATCGATCCAGCCTGACGGTGGTGCTCGCGGCCGGCGAGGGCACGCGGATGCGCTCAAGCCTGCCGAAGGTGCTGCATCCGGTCGCAGGCCAGTCGCTGCTTGCGCATGTGCTTGCCGCAAGCTCGGCGGGGCCGGGCGCGTCGCTTGCGGTCGTGATCGGGCCGGACCAGCAGGCGGTCGAGCAGGAGGTAAAACGCCTCCGCCCCGACGCCAGAACCTTCGTCCAGCGCGAGCGGCTCGGCACCGCGCATGCAGTGCTCGCCGCCCGCGAGGCACTCGCCAGGAAGCCCGACGACCTCCTGGTCGCCTTCGGCGACACGCCGCTGATTTCGGGTGAGACTTTTGCCCGGCTACGCGCGCCGCTGAAGAACGGCGCCGCGCTGGCCGTGCTCGGCTTCCGCGCCGCCGATCCGACCGGCTACGGGCGGCTCGTGATCGAAGGCGAGCATCTGGTCGCGATCCGCGAGCACGCCGATGCCAGCCCCGAGGAGCGCAAGATGACGCTGTGCAACGCCGGCGTGATGGCGTTCGACGGCAAGCGTGCGCTCGAAATCCTGGACAGGATCGGCAATGCCAACAGCAAGCGCGAATATTACCTGGTCGATGCCGTCGCGATTGTCCGCGACCTCGGATTGGAGGCTGTCGTGATCGAAACCAACGAAGACGAAGTGCGCGGCATCAACACCAAGGCGCAGCTCGCGGAAGCGGAAGGCGTGATGCAGGCGCGGCTGCGCCAGGCCGCGCTGGAGGCGGGCGTCACGCTGATCGCGCCGGAAACCGTCTTTCTTGCCGCCGACACCACATTCGGCAAGGACGTCACCATCGAGCCGTTCGTCGTGATCGGCCCCGGGGTGTCGATAGCGGATGGCGCCGTGATCCATTCCTTCTCGCACGTCGTGCAGGCTTCGATCGGCAGGAACGCCTCCGTCGGGCCCTATGCGCGGCTCAGGCCCGGCACGTCGCTGGGCGACGGGGCCAGGATCGGCAATTTCGTGGAGACCAAGGCCGCAACGCTTGAGGCCGGTGTCAAGGTCAACCATCTCTCCTATATCGGCGACGCCACGGTCGGCGCCAATTCCAACATCGGCGCCGGCACCATCACCTGCAACTACGACGGCTTCTCCAAGCACAAGACCACGATCGGGCAGGGCGCTTTCGTCGGCACCAATTCCTCGCTGGTGGCGCCGGTGAAGATCGGCAACGGCGCCTATATCGGCTCGGGCTCCGTCATCACCAGGGACGTGCCTGAGAACGCCATGGCGGTCGAGCGCAGTCCACAGAGCAATCGCGAGGGGGGAGCGACGCGCTATCGCGAGTTGAAGACCCGCGACAAGACGCCGAAAGGCAAGTGA
- the glmS gene encoding glutamine--fructose-6-phosphate transaminase (isomerizing) → MCGIIGILGRAPVAEQLVDSLKRLEYRGYDSAGVATLEGDHLDRRRAEGKLKNLEARLRADPLSGHSGIGHTRWATHGKPNESNAHPHATDNVAVVHNGIIENFRELRLELEKSGARFDSETDTEVVAHLVNSYLLKGLSPQEAVKASLPRLKGAFALAFLFRGHNNLLIGARKGSPLAVGHGDGEMYLGSDAIALAPFTDTISYLEDGDWVVLTREVAVIHDAHGAVVNREVLKSGASSFLVDKANYRHFMAKEIHEQPEVVGHTLARYVDMATERVALPIKLPFDFKDIRHISITACGTANYAGYVAKYWFERLARVPVEIDIASEFRYREAPLHKGDLAIFISQSGETADTLAALRYAKAQGLHTLSVVNVPTSTIARESETVVQTLAGPEIGVASTKAFTCQLMVLAALAIAAGKARGELSDADEAKLVRGLIEIPRLMAAALATEAQIEKLSRELAKSKDVLYLGRGTSFPLALEGALKLKEISYIHAEGYAAGELKHGPIALIDENVPVVVIAPHDGVFEKTVSNMQEVAARGGNIILMTDAKGAAEAAMQSLVTIVLPDMAATFSPMVYAVPVQLLAYHTAVVMGTDVDQPRNLAKSVTVE, encoded by the coding sequence ATGTGCGGCATCATCGGCATTCTCGGTCGCGCTCCCGTCGCGGAGCAACTGGTCGATTCGCTCAAGCGCCTCGAATATCGCGGCTATGATTCCGCGGGCGTCGCCACGCTCGAGGGCGATCATCTCGATCGCCGCCGCGCCGAGGGCAAGCTGAAAAACCTCGAGGCACGGCTGCGCGCCGATCCGTTGTCCGGCCATAGCGGCATCGGGCACACGCGCTGGGCCACGCACGGCAAGCCGAATGAGAGCAACGCCCACCCGCACGCGACCGACAATGTCGCGGTCGTCCACAACGGCATCATCGAGAATTTCCGCGAGCTGCGGCTCGAGCTGGAAAAGAGCGGTGCGAGATTCGACAGCGAGACGGATACCGAGGTGGTCGCCCATCTCGTCAACTCGTATCTTTTGAAGGGATTGTCGCCGCAGGAAGCAGTGAAGGCGTCGCTGCCGCGGCTCAAGGGTGCGTTCGCGCTTGCCTTCCTGTTCAGGGGCCACAACAATCTCCTGATCGGCGCCCGCAAGGGCTCGCCGCTCGCGGTCGGCCATGGCGACGGTGAGATGTATCTCGGCTCGGACGCGATTGCGCTCGCGCCCTTCACCGACACCATCAGCTATCTCGAGGACGGCGACTGGGTGGTGCTGACCCGCGAGGTCGCCGTGATCCACGACGCGCACGGCGCGGTGGTGAACCGCGAGGTGCTGAAGTCGGGCGCCTCGTCCTTCCTGGTCGACAAGGCGAACTACCGCCATTTCATGGCGAAGGAGATCCACGAGCAGCCGGAAGTGGTCGGCCACACGCTGGCGCGTTATGTCGACATGGCGACCGAGCGCGTCGCGCTGCCGATCAAGCTGCCGTTCGATTTCAAGGATATCCGGCACATCTCGATCACCGCCTGCGGCACCGCGAACTATGCCGGCTATGTCGCCAAATACTGGTTCGAGCGGCTGGCGCGCGTGCCGGTCGAGATCGATATCGCCTCCGAGTTCCGCTACCGCGAGGCGCCGCTGCACAAGGGCGATCTCGCGATCTTCATTTCGCAATCGGGCGAGACCGCCGACACGCTGGCGGCGCTGCGCTACGCCAAGGCGCAGGGGCTGCATACGCTCTCCGTCGTCAATGTGCCGACCTCGACGATCGCCCGGGAAAGCGAAACCGTGGTGCAGACGCTCGCCGGACCCGAGATCGGCGTCGCCTCGACCAAGGCCTTCACCTGCCAGCTCATGGTGCTGGCGGCGCTGGCGATCGCGGCCGGCAAGGCGCGGGGCGAATTGTCCGATGCGGACGAAGCGAAACTGGTCCGCGGCCTGATCGAAATCCCGCGCCTGATGGCGGCCGCACTTGCGACCGAGGCGCAGATCGAAAAGCTGTCGCGCGAGCTCGCGAAATCCAAGGACGTGCTCTATCTCGGGCGCGGCACCAGCTTCCCGCTGGCGCTCGAAGGCGCGCTGAAGCTGAAGGAAATCTCCTACATCCACGCCGAGGGTTATGCCGCCGGCGAGCTCAAGCACGGTCCGATCGCGCTGATCGACGAGAACGTGCCGGTCGTGGTGATCGCGCCGCATGACGGCGTATTCGAAAAGACCGTCTCGAACATGCAGGAGGTTGCGGCGCGCGGCGGCAACATCATCCTGATGACCGACGCCAAGGGTGCGGCGGAGGCCGCCATGCAGTCGCTGGTTACGATCGTGCTGCCGGACATGGCAGCTACTTTCTCGCCGATGGTCTACGCCGTGCCGGTGCAGTTGCTCGCCTATCACACCGCGGTGGTGATGGGGACAGACGTCGATCAGCCGCGCAACCTGGCCAAATCCGTCACGGTTGAGTAA
- a CDS encoding DUF502 domain-containing protein — translation MTPDLPPPVTPGEQPPAAPSGLMARFRKYFLTGLVVAGPIAITFYLTWWFVTWVDGLVRPFVPIAYRPETYLPFGLPGSGLIVAVIALTLLGFLTANLIGRTLVDLGEKILGRIPAVRAIYRGLKQVFETLFSGHGSSFRRVGLVEFPSPGMWSIVLISQSPSPEVSRSLPGQEEHISVFLPCAPNPTTGFFFYVPKSKIIEVEMSTEDAATLIMSAGVVQPGSDPQKKVAALAGMANAARAANSARPLQPQPAKVE, via the coding sequence ATGACCCCCGATCTACCCCCGCCGGTTACCCCCGGCGAGCAGCCACCGGCCGCTCCATCGGGCCTGATGGCCCGCTTCCGCAAGTATTTCCTCACCGGCCTCGTCGTGGCCGGCCCGATTGCAATTACCTTCTATTTGACCTGGTGGTTCGTCACCTGGGTCGACGGGCTGGTCAGGCCGTTCGTGCCGATCGCCTATCGCCCGGAGACCTACCTGCCGTTCGGCCTACCGGGTTCCGGGCTGATCGTCGCCGTGATTGCGCTGACACTGCTCGGTTTCCTCACCGCGAACCTGATCGGCCGCACGCTAGTCGACCTCGGCGAAAAGATCCTTGGGCGCATCCCGGCGGTGCGCGCGATCTATCGCGGTTTGAAGCAGGTGTTCGAAACGCTGTTCTCCGGCCATGGCTCGAGCTTCCGCCGCGTTGGCCTTGTCGAGTTTCCCTCGCCCGGCATGTGGTCGATCGTGCTGATCTCGCAATCGCCAAGCCCGGAGGTGTCGCGGAGCCTGCCGGGGCAGGAGGAGCACATTTCGGTTTTTCTGCCCTGCGCGCCGAACCCGACCACCGGCTTCTTCTTCTACGTGCCGAAGAGCAAGATCATCGAGGTCGAGATGAGCACGGAAGATGCCGCAACCCTGATCATGTCGGCGGGCGTGGTGCAGCCGGGCTCCGATCCGCAGAAGAAGGTCGCAGCCCTTGCCGGCATGGCCAATGCCGCGCGCGCGGCCAACAGCGCGAGACCCCTGCAGCCGCAGCCAGCGAAGGTGGAGTGA
- the recG gene encoding ATP-dependent DNA helicase RecG, which translates to MRPALLNPLFAPVTRLSGVGPKQDKLLRYLLDRDDTPRLIDLLLHLPSNVIDRRARPKIRDAAPGTMVTLEVTVDRHRPPPPRNRRVPYLVYASDDTGDVVLTYFRGQPDYVEKLLPVGAKRYVSGTLQIYDGVPQIVHPDRVVDEAGFAKLSGIDPVYPLTEGLALGSLKRAIAAALQRMPELPEWISPDVLRRCHFPPFREAVTRVHVPVELTDVLPDHAYWSRLAFDELLAGQLALALVRAQLRRPAGNRHAGDGHLRRRIIDALPYALTPSQQKAAAAIAEDLRQPVRMLRLLQGDVGSGKTVVALLAAAAVAEVGRQAALMAPTEILARQHAKTIAPLAERAGIRVAILTGREKGKERRELLARLEAGEIDLLVGTHALIQDDVIFKALALAIVDEQHRFGVRERLALTSKGEAVDVLVLSATPIPRTLVLTYFGDMDVSELREKPAGRQPIDTRAVPASRISEVVDAVGRALAAGKRVYWICPLVEESEAEGTDHLTNATKRFESLQKRFGDQVGLVHGQMKGAEKDRVMAQFASGEIGLLVATTVVEVGVDVPAATIMVIENAERFGLAQLHQLRGRIGRGSEASTCLLLYREPLNEMSKARLSVIRETTDGFRIAEEDLKLRGEGDVLGVRQSGLPGYRIARPEVHGQLIKQAREDALRIMKENPKLAGKQGEALRVLLYLFERDEAIPLIGAG; encoded by the coding sequence ATGCGTCCCGCTTTGCTCAATCCGCTGTTTGCCCCGGTCACCCGCCTCTCCGGCGTCGGCCCGAAGCAGGACAAGCTGCTGCGCTATCTGCTCGATCGCGATGATACCCCGCGGCTGATCGATCTCCTGCTGCACCTGCCCTCCAACGTGATCGACCGCCGCGCACGGCCAAAGATCCGCGACGCCGCGCCGGGAACCATGGTGACACTGGAGGTGACAGTCGACCGGCATCGGCCGCCGCCGCCACGCAACCGGCGGGTGCCCTATCTCGTCTATGCCAGCGACGACACCGGCGACGTCGTGCTGACCTATTTCCGGGGCCAGCCGGACTATGTCGAAAAGCTCTTGCCGGTGGGCGCCAAGCGCTACGTGTCGGGCACGCTGCAGATCTACGACGGCGTGCCTCAGATCGTGCATCCGGACCGCGTGGTCGACGAAGCCGGCTTTGCAAAACTGTCCGGGATCGATCCGGTCTATCCGCTGACCGAGGGGCTTGCGCTCGGCTCGCTCAAGCGCGCCATCGCAGCCGCCTTGCAGCGGATGCCCGAGCTGCCCGAGTGGATCAGCCCGGACGTGCTGCGCCGCTGCCATTTTCCGCCGTTCCGGGAGGCAGTGACCCGCGTCCATGTCCCGGTCGAGCTGACCGACGTGCTGCCCGACCATGCCTACTGGTCGCGGCTTGCCTTCGACGAGCTGCTCGCCGGCCAGCTCGCGCTGGCGCTGGTGCGCGCGCAATTGCGCCGGCCCGCGGGCAACCGCCACGCCGGCGACGGCCATCTGCGGCGCAGGATCATCGACGCCCTGCCCTACGCGCTGACGCCCTCGCAGCAAAAGGCGGCGGCGGCGATCGCGGAGGATCTGCGTCAGCCGGTGCGCATGCTGCGGCTGTTGCAGGGCGATGTCGGCTCCGGCAAGACGGTGGTGGCGCTGCTGGCAGCGGCCGCGGTGGCGGAAGTCGGCCGGCAGGCGGCGCTGATGGCGCCGACCGAGATCCTGGCGCGGCAACATGCCAAGACCATCGCGCCGCTGGCCGAACGCGCCGGAATTCGCGTCGCGATCCTCACCGGCCGCGAGAAAGGCAAGGAGCGCCGCGAATTATTGGCCCGGCTCGAGGCCGGCGAGATCGATCTCCTGGTCGGCACGCATGCGCTGATCCAGGACGACGTCATCTTCAAGGCCCTGGCGCTTGCCATCGTCGACGAGCAGCATCGTTTCGGCGTGCGCGAGCGTCTCGCGCTGACCTCGAAGGGCGAAGCGGTCGACGTGCTGGTGCTCAGCGCAACCCCGATCCCGCGCACGCTGGTGCTGACCTATTTCGGCGACATGGATGTCTCGGAATTGCGGGAGAAGCCGGCCGGCCGCCAGCCGATCGATACCCGCGCGGTTCCGGCGAGCCGGATCAGCGAGGTGGTCGACGCCGTCGGCCGCGCGCTCGCTGCTGGAAAGCGTGTCTACTGGATCTGCCCGCTGGTCGAGGAATCCGAGGCCGAGGGCACCGATCATCTGACCAACGCGACTAAGCGCTTCGAGAGCCTGCAAAAGCGCTTCGGCGACCAGGTCGGTCTCGTGCACGGCCAGATGAAGGGCGCGGAGAAGGACCGCGTGATGGCGCAGTTTGCATCAGGCGAGATCGGGCTCCTGGTTGCGACGACAGTGGTCGAGGTCGGCGTCGACGTTCCCGCCGCGACCATCATGGTGATCGAGAACGCCGAGCGCTTCGGGCTCGCGCAACTCCACCAGTTGCGCGGCCGCATCGGCCGCGGCTCGGAAGCCTCCACCTGCCTCCTGCTCTACCGCGAGCCGCTGAACGAGATGTCGAAGGCGCGGCTCTCCGTGATCCGCGAAACCACGGATGGTTTCCGCATCGCTGAGGAGGACCTTAAGCTGCGCGGCGAAGGCGACGTGCTCGGCGTGCGCCAGAGCGGCCTTCCCGGCTACCGGATCGCCCGGCCGGAGGTGCATGGACAGCTGATCAAGCAGGCGCGCGAGGACGCGCTACGCATCATGAAGGAGAACCCGAAGCTTGCGGGCAAGCAGGGCGAGGCGTTGCGCGTTTTGCTTTATCTGTTCGAGCGCGACGAGGCGATTCCGCTGATCGGCGCGGGGTAG